The Fimbriimonas ginsengisoli Gsoil 348 genome window below encodes:
- a CDS encoding alpha amylase N-terminal ig-like domain-containing protein: protein MNSFLAVLACVFSGVAQEVRHTFTFVPPKPVHQVTIAGTFNGWDKNATPLRLSGGAWSISLPLRPGKYRYKFVVDDQWITDPKAQANEGDGNGNVNSVLVIVPGDYDRPASPNDGVVAASALEHATEIPYFNFDRGHLTLSLRTRPNDVADVKVVVKGVGSFPMQGTDIDDLYRRYTVSIPWDRKRDLSYHFELRDGRKTFPFGKNGLNDSADYRVEAKKFKPFEVPPWVEKGVIYQIFPDRFANGDTKNDPRNVQPWNATPTYSNRFGGDIAGIRQHLDYLEGLGVKTLYLNPIFLAGSNHRYDTIDYLKVDPEIGTNEEFGQLTRELKSRGIRTVLDGVFNHTSTKFFAFDDVVRNGAASKYTGWYGFKSFPVKIQENPNYVAWFNFPSMPKVNHSNPAFRRYLLDVPVYWAKHADVAGWRLDVANEVPMDFWRDFRRTVKSINPQNWILGEEWGDATRWLQGDQWDSVMDYPFRGAVLNFVGKDGSGKPSDLMNGLMAAYSRYAPQVSRNAMNLIGSHDTPRILTMCGEDKDLAKLAASIQFTWAGTPSIYYGDELGMSGGKDPENRRGMEWAKATDRNEFLTHYRRLIAIRNANPALQSGDPVPLGSNDANGTATYARVLDADKGQIAVIALNRSDRPQQIVFSLDRLIHRRLKLVDALGGEAATLSPQGQIRLSLAPKSAAILVPPSGLIRHSRLGRGSRRPASV from the coding sequence GTGAACTCGTTTCTTGCCGTGTTGGCATGCGTTTTCTCCGGCGTGGCCCAAGAGGTTCGGCACACGTTCACGTTCGTGCCGCCGAAACCGGTTCATCAAGTGACCATTGCCGGCACGTTCAATGGCTGGGACAAGAACGCGACGCCCCTAAGACTGTCCGGCGGCGCCTGGAGCATTTCCCTTCCGCTTCGGCCCGGCAAGTACCGCTACAAGTTCGTCGTCGACGATCAATGGATCACCGATCCGAAGGCCCAGGCGAACGAGGGAGACGGCAACGGAAACGTGAACTCAGTCCTCGTCATCGTGCCGGGCGACTATGATCGGCCCGCTTCCCCGAACGACGGCGTCGTCGCCGCCAGCGCCCTTGAGCACGCGACGGAGATTCCGTACTTCAACTTCGACCGCGGCCACCTGACCCTCAGCCTTCGCACCCGGCCAAACGACGTCGCCGACGTAAAGGTTGTCGTGAAAGGGGTCGGCTCGTTCCCGATGCAGGGGACCGATATCGACGACTTGTATCGGCGCTACACGGTCAGCATCCCGTGGGACCGAAAGCGAGACTTGAGCTACCACTTCGAGCTCCGTGACGGGCGCAAGACCTTCCCGTTTGGGAAGAACGGCCTGAACGACTCTGCGGACTACCGGGTCGAGGCGAAGAAGTTCAAGCCGTTCGAGGTCCCGCCGTGGGTAGAAAAAGGCGTTATCTACCAGATTTTCCCGGACCGATTCGCCAACGGCGATACGAAGAACGATCCCCGGAACGTGCAGCCGTGGAACGCGACGCCGACCTACTCCAACCGTTTTGGCGGCGACATCGCGGGGATTCGCCAACACCTCGACTATCTCGAGGGTCTTGGAGTTAAGACGCTCTACCTCAATCCGATTTTTCTGGCCGGTAGCAACCACCGGTACGACACCATCGACTACCTGAAGGTCGATCCGGAGATCGGGACCAACGAAGAGTTTGGCCAGTTGACCAGAGAATTGAAGAGCCGCGGAATACGAACCGTGCTCGACGGAGTTTTTAACCACACTTCGACCAAGTTCTTCGCGTTTGACGACGTCGTTCGGAACGGCGCCGCTTCGAAGTACACCGGCTGGTACGGCTTCAAGTCGTTCCCCGTGAAGATCCAGGAGAACCCGAACTACGTCGCCTGGTTTAACTTCCCTTCGATGCCGAAGGTCAACCACTCCAACCCGGCGTTTCGGCGCTACCTGCTGGACGTCCCGGTCTACTGGGCCAAGCATGCCGACGTGGCGGGCTGGCGACTTGACGTGGCGAACGAAGTGCCGATGGATTTTTGGCGCGATTTCCGCCGTACCGTCAAGTCCATTAATCCGCAGAACTGGATACTGGGCGAAGAATGGGGCGATGCTACCCGCTGGCTGCAGGGCGACCAATGGGACTCGGTCATGGACTACCCGTTCCGCGGAGCGGTCCTGAATTTCGTAGGGAAGGACGGTTCGGGCAAGCCGAGCGATTTGATGAACGGTCTGATGGCGGCGTATTCGCGATATGCCCCCCAAGTTTCGCGTAACGCGATGAACCTGATCGGGAGCCACGATACGCCCCGGATCCTTACGATGTGCGGCGAAGACAAGGATCTGGCGAAGCTCGCCGCATCGATCCAGTTCACGTGGGCAGGGACGCCGAGTATCTATTACGGGGATGAGCTGGGAATGTCGGGAGGTAAAGATCCCGAGAATCGTCGGGGGATGGAGTGGGCCAAAGCAACCGACCGAAATGAGTTCCTGACTCACTACCGCCGACTTATCGCCATTCGCAACGCAAATCCGGCTTTGCAGTCGGGCGACCCGGTTCCGCTTGGGTCTAATGACGCTAACGGAACCGCCACCTACGCCCGCGTGTTGGACGCCGACAAGGGGCAGATCGCCGTCATTGCGCTAAACCGCTCCGATCGTCCGCAACAGATCGTTTTCTCTCTAGACCGGCTTATTCATCGTCGGCTGAAACTCGTCGACGCACTTGGCGGTGAGGCGGCTACGCTCTCCCCCCAAGGCCAGATCCGTCTTTCGCTCGCGCCCAAAAGCGCGGCCATCCTTGTCCCTCCATCAGGACTTATTCGACACTCTCGCCTTGGCCGCGGCAGCCGCCGCCCCGCCTCGGTCTAA
- a CDS encoding prepilin-type N-terminal cleavage/methylation domain-containing protein, translated as MNRQRRSGFTLIELLVVIAIIAILAAILFPVFAQAKLAAKKTSDLSNIKQNMTAVFIYANDADDSLAPSIEYEPYIFAARILPYTKNKDIFKNPASSAKEGTIQRKQAANGGPYMLDPNDGCVGLGVSTVGISKYYNDIYPPLDYEINKYLFGYDGKTCKGQYNYYEPAPNMTSGSPGGEGVTGIGPGSLSFVSVAKVVLWTDFPISGLQYPGNNVVPFWGQKFSYFAGQANAAHMDGHAKSYPITKLLPGINGDNNSYNSCSSVEGITPPDNAWAGTGGACNGKSYNWWGTNYASSDNQ; from the coding sequence ATGAACCGTCAACGAAGATCGGGCTTTACGCTCATCGAGCTTCTCGTCGTCATCGCGATCATCGCGATCCTTGCCGCCATCCTCTTCCCGGTCTTCGCCCAGGCGAAGCTTGCGGCCAAGAAGACTTCCGACCTGTCCAACATCAAGCAGAACATGACTGCGGTGTTCATTTACGCGAACGACGCCGACGACTCGCTCGCGCCGTCGATCGAGTACGAACCGTACATCTTCGCCGCGCGAATTCTGCCCTACACCAAGAACAAGGACATCTTCAAGAATCCGGCGAGCTCGGCCAAGGAAGGAACGATCCAGAGGAAGCAGGCCGCGAATGGCGGTCCGTACATGCTGGATCCGAACGATGGCTGCGTCGGCCTCGGCGTCTCCACCGTCGGCATCTCGAAGTACTACAACGACATCTACCCGCCTCTCGACTATGAGATCAACAAGTATCTCTTTGGTTACGACGGCAAGACCTGTAAGGGACAGTACAACTACTACGAGCCGGCTCCGAACATGACGAGCGGCAGCCCCGGCGGCGAAGGCGTGACCGGTATCGGACCGGGTTCGCTCTCGTTCGTCAGCGTCGCGAAGGTCGTTCTTTGGACCGACTTCCCGATCTCGGGTCTTCAGTATCCGGGCAACAACGTCGTTCCGTTCTGGGGCCAGAAATTCAGCTACTTCGCGGGTCAGGCCAACGCCGCCCACATGGACGGCCATGCCAAGTCCTACCCGATCACCAAGCTTCTGCCTGGTATCAACGGCGACAACAACAGCTACAACTCCTGCAGCAGCGTCGAAGGCATCACGCCTCCGGACAACGCGTGGGCCGGCACCGGTGGCGCTTGCAACGGCAAGAGCTACAACTGGTGGGGAACCAACTACGCCAGCTCGGACAACCAGTAA
- a CDS encoding alpha-amylase family glycosyl hydrolase has product MLLPLLASFCLAQIGSPKIEDAVVYEANLRACGGFAGVSKRLDALHELGVNVLWLMPIQPVGKIRSAGGLGSPYAIADFDKVNPEFGTPEEFRRLIEGAHRRNIAVVLDWVANHTAWDNPWLKNHPDWYTHDAKGEITIPAGTNWQDVADLNYDNRDLRKAMTASMKGWIDRYGVDGFRCDAADFVPFDFWKEAVSTLRKSQRRPLFMLAEGFRADHYAAGFDLTFGWNFYHKLRDIYKGAKASDLVSAVQAESRDIPPGARRLRFLTNHDESAWQGTILDFFKTDEGVKTAFTVTALYGGTPLIYTGQEVSWPKRIPIFENSTIDWNRDPQAVKAIAALFDLRRRHAALRTGTISDVSTDDAIVFVRKQGADEALVVANVRSRPINLRLGKAGQGAWRDGWTGKPATLEPNISLPAYGCKVFFR; this is encoded by the coding sequence ATGCTGCTGCCGCTGCTTGCTTCCTTTTGCCTTGCTCAGATTGGCTCTCCGAAGATCGAGGACGCCGTCGTCTACGAGGCAAATCTACGAGCATGTGGCGGCTTCGCCGGGGTCTCGAAGCGGCTTGACGCGCTTCATGAACTGGGCGTAAACGTTCTTTGGCTGATGCCGATTCAGCCCGTTGGCAAGATCCGTTCCGCAGGCGGGTTGGGGTCTCCTTACGCGATCGCCGATTTCGACAAGGTGAATCCCGAGTTCGGAACTCCGGAGGAGTTCCGACGGCTGATTGAGGGAGCTCACCGCCGAAACATAGCGGTGGTCCTCGATTGGGTCGCCAACCACACCGCGTGGGACAACCCTTGGCTCAAGAACCACCCGGATTGGTACACGCACGATGCCAAGGGCGAGATTACGATTCCGGCCGGAACGAACTGGCAGGACGTCGCCGATCTCAACTACGATAACCGCGACCTCCGCAAGGCGATGACCGCTTCCATGAAAGGTTGGATCGACCGGTATGGGGTCGACGGCTTCCGTTGCGATGCCGCGGACTTCGTGCCCTTCGACTTCTGGAAAGAGGCGGTTTCGACGTTGCGGAAGAGCCAGCGGCGTCCGCTGTTCATGCTCGCCGAGGGATTCCGGGCCGACCATTACGCGGCCGGATTCGACCTCACTTTCGGCTGGAATTTCTATCACAAGCTTCGAGATATTTACAAGGGCGCCAAGGCGAGCGATCTCGTTTCCGCGGTTCAGGCCGAGAGCCGAGATATTCCCCCGGGCGCCCGGCGCCTCCGCTTCCTGACCAACCACGACGAGTCGGCTTGGCAGGGCACGATCCTCGATTTCTTCAAGACCGACGAAGGGGTGAAGACCGCTTTCACCGTCACCGCGCTTTACGGCGGTACTCCCCTGATCTATACCGGCCAGGAAGTGTCGTGGCCGAAACGTATCCCTATCTTCGAGAACTCCACGATCGACTGGAATCGCGACCCGCAAGCCGTCAAAGCGATAGCGGCTCTTTTCGACCTTCGGCGACGGCATGCGGCGCTACGGACCGGGACGATCTCGGATGTTTCGACGGACGACGCGATCGTTTTCGTCCGGAAACAGGGCGCGGATGAGGCGCTGGTGGTGGCAAACGTCCGTAGCCGCCCGATCAACCTACGTCTCGGAAAGGCGGGTCAAGGGGCATGGCGCGACGGTTGGACAGGCAAGCCGGCAACCCTCGAGCCCAATATCTCGCTGCCGGCATACGGCTGCAAAGTTTTCTTCCGGTAA
- a CDS encoding LacI family DNA-binding transcriptional regulator — protein MTQLDIAKQANVSQATVSRVLSGDDRVEASLRDRILAVIREHNYQPDVRARSLRLQRTGLIGLVLKRPHGGLADDPFFAALIAGIMDFLCGQPYHLCVDVVTDDASQEGIYDEMLRTRRVDGLILVESEGRDERIALLQRDKFPFVLIGNPQNEAIASVDNDNVKAGEMATRHLLDGGYKRIGMLAGPQSLTVSEDRIAGYCRAMKSAELTVKVWHSSFGFEAARDEAIGILTQEHRPEALVVLDDFMAFGVVLAARSLGIRIPDDIALVGFNDSSLCNLIPGGLTSVSLGIEGIVERAVHKLLAIVETGECPDPIRDIVPCELCIRGSSRPAEVRA, from the coding sequence GTGACCCAGCTCGATATCGCAAAGCAGGCGAATGTATCCCAGGCCACGGTTTCGCGCGTGTTGTCGGGCGACGACCGGGTGGAGGCTTCGTTGCGGGACCGGATCCTGGCAGTGATCCGGGAGCATAACTACCAGCCGGACGTAAGAGCCCGCTCCCTTCGCCTCCAGCGCACCGGCCTCATCGGCCTCGTTCTCAAGCGCCCTCACGGCGGCCTCGCCGACGATCCGTTCTTCGCCGCTCTCATCGCCGGCATTATGGACTTCCTCTGCGGCCAGCCGTACCACCTCTGCGTGGACGTGGTAACCGACGACGCCTCCCAAGAGGGGATCTACGACGAGATGCTCCGCACGCGCAGGGTTGACGGTCTGATCCTCGTGGAATCGGAAGGACGGGACGAGCGGATCGCGCTCTTGCAGCGGGATAAGTTCCCGTTCGTTTTAATCGGCAACCCCCAGAACGAGGCGATCGCCTCCGTGGATAACGACAACGTTAAAGCGGGAGAGATGGCGACCCGTCACCTCTTAGACGGCGGTTACAAGCGGATCGGGATGCTGGCGGGTCCTCAGTCGCTGACGGTAAGCGAAGACCGGATCGCGGGGTACTGCCGGGCGATGAAGAGCGCGGAGCTCACCGTCAAGGTTTGGCACTCTTCGTTCGGGTTCGAAGCGGCCAGAGACGAGGCGATCGGGATCTTGACTCAGGAGCATCGGCCGGAGGCGCTGGTGGTGCTGGACGACTTCATGGCGTTCGGGGTGGTGCTGGCGGCTCGCTCTTTGGGCATCCGTATTCCGGACGATATCGCGCTCGTGGGTTTCAACGACAGCTCGCTCTGCAATTTGATTCCGGGCGGTCTTACCTCGGTGAGCCTCGGTATCGAGGGGATCGTGGAGCGGGCGGTCCATAAGCTTTTGGCGATCGTCGAGACCGGCGAGTGCCCGGATCCGATCCGCGACATCGTTCCTTGCGAGCTCTGCATCCGAGGCTCCTCCAGACCCGCCGAGGTGAGAGCGTGA
- a CDS encoding prepilin-type N-terminal cleavage/methylation domain-containing protein encodes MNRQRRLGFTLIELLVVIAIIAILAAILFPVFAQAKAAAKKTSCLSNIKQQLLGATMYGGDNDDQLPDVPVYNEQTESYVFAAKINPYIKSAGLWKDPANPYQHGGVQNAAVDKSQALWGGVWMKAPDDPCVQAGVSKYPHSGGYGYQNPASHYYDDIYPPTDYMINPDIWGYKDKGCPDGGGTGGYSHPGPNLVSGTSSADGLNGIGSGNMSWTSVSKVILIIDMPTDVTTWFGSTSGPVVWGANFKGMHGESSNVGYMDGHAKSASTKALHPAGTTDSDSHWMCANCNNSQYAPAAQIGQLWMFWGTSYADSSHQ; translated from the coding sequence ATGAACCGTCAACGAAGACTGGGCTTTACGCTCATCGAACTCCTCGTAGTCATCGCGATCATCGCGATCCTGGCCGCTATTCTATTCCCGGTTTTCGCTCAGGCGAAGGCCGCCGCCAAGAAGACTTCCTGCCTCAGCAACATCAAACAGCAGCTCCTGGGCGCGACGATGTACGGCGGAGACAACGACGACCAACTGCCGGACGTGCCGGTCTACAACGAGCAAACCGAGAGCTACGTGTTTGCCGCCAAGATCAATCCGTACATCAAGAGCGCGGGGCTCTGGAAAGACCCGGCCAACCCCTATCAGCACGGCGGCGTACAGAACGCGGCGGTGGATAAGTCCCAAGCCCTCTGGGGAGGAGTTTGGATGAAGGCGCCGGACGATCCCTGTGTCCAAGCCGGCGTTTCGAAGTACCCGCACAGCGGCGGCTACGGATATCAGAATCCCGCCAGCCACTACTACGACGATATCTATCCGCCTACGGATTACATGATCAATCCCGACATTTGGGGTTATAAGGACAAAGGCTGTCCCGATGGCGGCGGCACCGGTGGTTACTCCCACCCGGGTCCGAACCTAGTTTCCGGAACCAGCAGTGCCGACGGCCTCAATGGCATCGGTAGCGGGAACATGAGCTGGACGAGCGTCTCGAAGGTCATCCTGATCATTGACATGCCGACCGATGTAACCACCTGGTTTGGTTCCACGAGCGGACCGGTCGTGTGGGGCGCCAACTTCAAGGGGATGCACGGCGAGAGCTCCAACGTCGGCTACATGGACGGCCACGCGAAGTCGGCATCCACGAAGGCTCTCCACCCGGCGGGCACCACGGACAGCGATTCCCACTGGATGTGCGCCAACTGCAATAACTCGCAGTACGCTCCGGCGGCTCAGATCGGTCAGCTCTGGATGTTCTGGGGCACCAGCTACGCCGATTCGTCGCACCAGTAA
- a CDS encoding NAD(P)/FAD-dependent oxidoreductase — protein sequence MHTDVAIIGAGPGGSTCGGFLRKYDPSLKVAIFEREVFPRDHVGESQLPLIGKLLDELGVWDAVEAAEFPIKIGATYRWGKSNDLWDFHFVPNGDFHDEPRPAKYEGQRTDTALQVDRAVYDKILAEHAESLGCDVRFDCPVRSVERDGDRVTGLILADGTRVEADTYIDASGHSGILRRAMGVEIEEPSKLRNVAFWDYWQNADWAVSVGVGGTRVQVMSVGYGWLWFIPLSPTRTSIGLVCPADYYKQSGRPPEELYREAMEQEPRIRSLVVNATSEGKFSTTKDWSFVAERITGENWYLVGEALGFADPILAAGLTITHASARECAFSIIESRQQPRSLQKDRWLKEQYEQKNRRRLLQHIRFADYWYSANAHFTELKEFTREIARDAGLELDADRAFQWLGTGGFVEEDMGTGGFGTVALVALHQITRRFSENPAKVEIDGSNMYVLRLRGANQVQIASYSKGRVHALPALERDGKLLPLYGMFGYVVEALQQNSQTDKVMHYLFRRLQETGNSFGEAAEIHIFGCLEAMARDGWISCKRSDLLPPAEFEVPENTPAIMANQDPLPG from the coding sequence ATGCATACCGACGTCGCCATCATCGGAGCCGGCCCTGGAGGCTCTACCTGCGGAGGGTTTCTTCGGAAGTACGACCCTAGCTTGAAGGTCGCCATTTTCGAGCGGGAAGTCTTTCCTCGGGACCACGTTGGCGAGAGCCAGTTGCCTCTCATCGGCAAGCTCCTCGACGAACTTGGCGTATGGGACGCCGTCGAAGCCGCCGAATTCCCGATCAAGATCGGGGCGACCTACCGCTGGGGCAAGAGCAACGATCTTTGGGATTTCCATTTCGTGCCGAACGGCGACTTTCATGACGAACCTCGACCGGCCAAGTACGAAGGGCAACGCACTGACACCGCTCTCCAAGTCGATCGGGCCGTTTACGACAAGATCCTCGCCGAGCACGCCGAGTCGCTTGGATGCGACGTTCGTTTCGATTGCCCGGTCCGGTCGGTCGAGAGAGACGGTGACCGAGTTACCGGGCTGATTCTCGCCGACGGCACTCGCGTTGAGGCGGACACGTACATCGACGCCTCCGGCCATTCCGGCATTCTTCGACGCGCGATGGGTGTGGAGATCGAGGAGCCGAGCAAGCTGCGCAACGTCGCGTTCTGGGATTACTGGCAAAACGCCGATTGGGCGGTCAGCGTCGGAGTGGGCGGCACCCGAGTTCAAGTGATGTCGGTCGGCTACGGCTGGCTCTGGTTTATCCCGTTAAGCCCCACCCGGACCTCGATCGGACTGGTCTGTCCAGCCGACTATTACAAACAGAGCGGCCGGCCCCCGGAGGAACTGTATCGAGAGGCGATGGAGCAGGAGCCGCGCATCCGTTCTCTGGTCGTCAACGCTACCTCGGAAGGGAAGTTCTCGACGACCAAGGATTGGTCGTTCGTGGCGGAGAGGATCACCGGAGAGAACTGGTACTTGGTCGGCGAGGCGCTCGGTTTCGCAGACCCGATTCTCGCCGCCGGGCTTACGATCACCCACGCGTCGGCCCGGGAGTGCGCCTTCAGCATCATCGAGTCGCGCCAACAACCGAGATCGCTCCAAAAGGATCGCTGGTTAAAAGAGCAGTACGAGCAAAAAAATCGTCGGCGGCTGCTTCAGCACATCCGCTTCGCCGACTACTGGTACTCGGCGAATGCGCACTTTACCGAGTTGAAGGAGTTCACCCGAGAAATCGCTCGCGACGCCGGCCTCGAGCTCGACGCCGACCGCGCATTTCAATGGCTCGGTACTGGAGGGTTCGTCGAGGAAGACATGGGTACCGGCGGCTTCGGCACCGTCGCGCTGGTGGCGTTGCACCAGATCACCCGGAGATTTTCAGAGAATCCCGCTAAGGTCGAAATTGACGGCTCCAACATGTACGTCCTGCGCTTACGGGGCGCTAACCAAGTTCAGATTGCCAGCTATAGCAAAGGTCGGGTCCACGCCCTTCCGGCGTTGGAGCGCGACGGCAAGCTGCTTCCTCTCTACGGCATGTTCGGCTACGTCGTCGAGGCGCTGCAACAGAACTCTCAAACGGACAAGGTCATGCACTACCTGTTCCGGCGTCTGCAGGAAACTGGAAACAGCTTCGGCGAAGCCGCGGAGATCCACATTTTTGGCTGCCTAGAGGCGATGGCGCGAGATGGCTGGATCTCATGTAAGAGGTCGGACCTTCTTCCTCCCGCCGAGTTCGAGGTTCCAGAGAATACGCCCGCGATCATGGCGAACCAGGATCCGCTGCCCGGCTAA
- a CDS encoding diguanylate cyclase domain-containing protein: MRQAHGFAGRVRVAVALERRTLIALGIVLVTIVGSAIVSPHPALAPLLALPTLFAAMRRDRRLAILLGSSTAVAGAAFAHDPNVEMAVWHAFLLGISLGILFAIVERWTARSHVASTVDRFLEEMTHPIDRDMAILVDCEGFEQLDAQYGSDARHHVASLLRLAIETETNNGDVVTRTGDQEYLLVLQDTDPMEANEVLDRVRHTFEQAVSDAGYECAISVAYAPLEVTIDPLPDLPGYAAASLSHPNCYGAYLN; encoded by the coding sequence ATGAGGCAAGCCCACGGATTTGCGGGAAGGGTGAGGGTCGCCGTAGCGCTTGAGCGCAGAACATTGATCGCCCTGGGAATCGTACTCGTCACCATCGTTGGGTCCGCAATTGTAAGTCCGCACCCCGCCCTTGCTCCCCTTCTGGCCCTGCCGACGCTCTTTGCCGCTATGAGGCGCGACCGTCGACTTGCGATCCTGCTTGGAAGCTCCACGGCGGTCGCTGGCGCGGCGTTTGCCCACGACCCCAACGTCGAGATGGCGGTGTGGCACGCCTTTCTTCTGGGGATTTCGCTCGGAATCCTCTTCGCGATCGTGGAGCGGTGGACGGCCCGTTCCCACGTAGCAAGCACGGTGGATCGATTTCTCGAAGAGATGACCCACCCGATCGACCGGGACATGGCGATCCTGGTCGATTGCGAAGGATTTGAACAGCTCGATGCCCAATACGGTTCGGACGCCCGGCATCACGTCGCGAGCCTCTTGCGCCTTGCGATCGAGACGGAGACTAACAACGGCGACGTCGTCACCCGCACCGGTGACCAGGAATATCTTCTGGTCCTCCAAGACACCGATCCGATGGAAGCCAACGAAGTGCTCGACCGCGTTCGGCATACCTTCGAGCAAGCAGTCTCAGACGCGGGCTACGAGTGCGCCATCTCGGTCGCCTACGCCCCCCTGGAAGTCACCATCGACCCCCTCCCCGACCTCCCCGGCTACGCCGCCGCATCGCTGTCACACCCGAACTGCTACGGGGCGTATTTGAATTAG
- a CDS encoding NCS2 family permease, translating to MLERLFRLREHDTSVRTEVLGGVTTFAAMAYIIVVNPAILSFAGIPTGPGTIATILTAVFGCFLMAFYANRPYAVAPYMGENAFIAFGLAALRISWQQRLGAVFISGLVFLLLSLFGGREWLAKAISMSLRRAMAVGIGLFLAFIGLYDTGIVTGGGAGMPPAALTLPNGTLRAPDVPVKIGDFGDPKVLLAIAGFVVMAALVQRRVRGAILIGIVATAAVGALLHLGEGPKGIVAMPFQGDYTLGPLFMKMDLAGILKLSLLPVILTLLVMAFFDTTGTLVGLGAATGDEMADPRKPMVVDAVTCMFAAVVGTSTSGVFIESATGIREGARTGLATLVTGILFLISLFFLPLITPVQALGFAYGPALILVGLLMLPAARAIEFDDLTESVPAFATIAMMVFTYNIANGLTAGLILWPLMKLLAGRSREITAGSVVLAVLCLAYYGLGLRH from the coding sequence ATGCTGGAACGACTGTTTCGGTTGCGGGAGCACGACACGTCGGTTCGAACCGAGGTGCTCGGTGGGGTTACCACGTTTGCCGCGATGGCGTACATCATCGTGGTCAACCCGGCGATCCTGTCGTTCGCGGGAATTCCCACCGGTCCGGGCACGATCGCCACGATCCTGACGGCGGTCTTCGGCTGCTTCCTCATGGCGTTTTACGCCAACCGGCCCTACGCGGTCGCGCCGTACATGGGTGAGAACGCGTTTATCGCGTTCGGTCTCGCCGCGCTTCGGATCTCGTGGCAGCAACGACTCGGGGCGGTCTTCATCAGCGGCCTGGTGTTTCTTCTCTTGAGCTTGTTTGGGGGCCGGGAATGGCTCGCGAAGGCGATCTCGATGAGCTTGCGACGGGCGATGGCGGTGGGCATCGGGCTCTTTCTGGCCTTTATCGGCCTGTACGACACCGGCATCGTAACCGGCGGCGGGGCGGGAATGCCTCCGGCGGCACTTACCCTTCCCAACGGCACCCTGAGGGCTCCTGACGTTCCCGTGAAGATCGGCGACTTCGGCGACCCAAAGGTCTTGCTGGCGATCGCGGGCTTTGTGGTGATGGCGGCACTGGTCCAGCGGAGGGTACGTGGGGCGATCTTAATCGGCATCGTCGCCACCGCGGCCGTGGGCGCGCTTCTTCACTTGGGTGAAGGTCCGAAGGGGATCGTCGCGATGCCGTTCCAAGGCGACTACACCCTGGGACCGCTCTTTATGAAGATGGATCTAGCGGGGATTTTGAAGCTGAGTCTTCTGCCCGTGATCCTCACGCTGCTCGTGATGGCGTTCTTCGACACGACGGGAACCCTCGTGGGCCTGGGAGCGGCCACCGGCGACGAGATGGCCGATCCTCGAAAACCGATGGTGGTCGACGCGGTCACATGTATGTTCGCGGCGGTGGTCGGCACGTCGACTTCGGGGGTGTTCATCGAGTCCGCAACCGGAATTCGGGAGGGGGCTCGCACCGGCCTTGCCACTCTGGTGACCGGGATCCTGTTCTTGATCTCCCTGTTCTTTCTTCCGCTCATCACCCCGGTTCAGGCCCTGGGGTTCGCTTATGGTCCGGCGTTGATATTGGTGGGGCTGCTCATGCTCCCGGCGGCGCGAGCGATCGAGTTCGACGACCTCACCGAATCGGTTCCGGCCTTCGCCACGATCGCGATGATGGTCTTCACCTACAACATCGCCAACGGCCTCACCGCCGGCCTGATCTTGTGGCCGCTCATGAAGCTCCTCGCCGGCCGTTCGCGAGAAATCACCGCCGGATCGGTGGTTCTGGCGGTTCTGTGCCTTGCTTATTACGGGCTTGGGTTGAGGCATTAG
- a CDS encoding acyl-CoA thioesterase, translated as MPTITEERIRVRYGETDQMGHAYYANYFYWFEQARGAWCRERGFSYRELEELGFFLPVVEAHAEYKGEVHYDDWIVVRVWVSEMRRASMRFDYEVVNESTGKTTTTGHTWHVLMGTSRRAVTMPPEIRDMISRDPADHQTKP; from the coding sequence ATGCCCACAATCACCGAAGAACGCATCCGGGTCCGGTACGGCGAGACGGACCAGATGGGGCATGCGTATTACGCGAATTACTTTTACTGGTTCGAGCAGGCGCGGGGGGCGTGGTGCCGCGAGCGCGGCTTTAGCTACCGGGAGTTGGAGGAGCTCGGGTTCTTCCTGCCTGTGGTCGAAGCGCACGCGGAGTACAAGGGCGAGGTGCACTACGACGATTGGATCGTGGTCCGAGTCTGGGTCAGCGAGATGCGCCGGGCCTCGATGCGGTTCGATTACGAAGTGGTTAACGAGAGCACCGGCAAGACGACCACGACCGGCCACACCTGGCACGTCCTCATGGGCACGAGCCGCCGGGCCGTCACGATGCCGCCCGAGATCCGAGACATGATCTCCCGCGACCCGGCGGATCACCAAACCAAGCCGTAG